In Picosynechococcus sp. PCC 7002, the following are encoded in one genomic region:
- a CDS encoding GerMN domain-containing protein, translating into MIWTRRVWQGLGTVALAIAFTTACGEVPNGNNLPPVVNEQPPVDNNNPPPDGEDPTDNNPDSNPGETTPQPTVYWLKDEGDRLALAPVEVTPTAETPTGQLESLFTQLLTETPEDGLSSTIPPGTELLSLIIQGDGIVVNLSEEFQFGGGSASMIGRVAQVLYTATSLDPTAAVWFQIEGEPLEVLGGEGLEIAQPMTRDSFTTDFDL; encoded by the coding sequence ATGATCTGGACAAGACGCGTTTGGCAAGGGTTGGGTACGGTGGCTTTGGCGATCGCCTTCACGACCGCTTGTGGTGAGGTGCCCAATGGCAACAATCTGCCCCCGGTGGTAAATGAACAGCCCCCGGTGGATAACAATAATCCGCCCCCAGATGGTGAAGATCCCACTGACAATAATCCAGATTCAAATCCCGGGGAAACGACGCCTCAACCGACGGTGTATTGGCTCAAAGATGAAGGCGATCGCCTGGCTTTGGCTCCCGTCGAAGTGACCCCCACCGCAGAAACCCCCACAGGCCAACTCGAAAGCCTCTTTACCCAATTACTCACAGAAACCCCAGAGGATGGCCTCAGTAGCACAATTCCCCCCGGTACCGAACTGTTAAGCCTGATTATCCAAGGGGATGGTATCGTGGTGAATCTGTCCGAAGAATTTCAGTTTGGCGGTGGCAGTGCCTCGATGATTGGTCGCGTTGCCCAGGTGCTCTACACAGCTACCAGCCTTGATCCCACCGCCGCAGTGTGGTTCCAAATCGAAGGGGAACCCCTGGAAGTGCTGGGGGGTGAGGGGCTAGAAATTGCCCAGCCCATGACCCGCGACAGTTTCACAACAGACTTTGATCTTTAA
- a CDS encoding FHA domain-containing protein, translating to MAKSIVTLVDNLPENNITTKVLTALDTLFPGEWINFRGFDDAIRQITQETNPEVLQRIRDKAIAFYDDPKNGYQSAVFLYQTVDRADAALGTAALADKIGEKIGLLGFLSKLTPKADTSQTIDLVLKISVEAIAYCKLNGLPQANPQVLAQALQENYRGAALVRMGTLVCVDGLLPLGPDFLEKVHSIIGQVDQTEVQNNSGYTVLGSALPGEDTASKLGFLSENFEAVRGWMQNWIAKTGVSRSSVFSQLGRFIEFADDNLDLVAAFLDQTTNYFTHTGIQTVATHLIKRAYQDVQTEMDLLPGTVAPPEPVPTDAGATTLQLPQPQFRHVQTDTVLAIPKVSIVHIGKPNPQYPPEVDLSPLPNSDVVSRLHANLWSDNGFEYYILDVGSSNGTYLNGVLLEPKEKHLLQNGDRLDFGRGEKVSLIFEMG from the coding sequence ATGGCCAAATCCATTGTCACCCTTGTTGATAATCTGCCGGAAAACAACATCACCACAAAAGTTTTGACGGCTCTCGATACCCTATTTCCAGGGGAATGGATAAATTTTCGGGGATTTGACGACGCGATCCGCCAAATTACCCAAGAGACCAATCCAGAGGTATTGCAACGAATTCGAGACAAGGCGATCGCCTTCTACGATGACCCAAAAAACGGTTACCAGAGTGCAGTTTTTCTGTACCAAACCGTCGATAGAGCTGATGCTGCCCTGGGAACTGCCGCCCTCGCCGACAAAATTGGTGAAAAAATCGGTCTTTTGGGCTTTCTCAGTAAGCTGACCCCCAAGGCCGACACCAGCCAAACCATCGATCTCGTGCTGAAAATTTCCGTCGAGGCGATCGCCTACTGCAAACTAAACGGTCTCCCCCAGGCAAACCCCCAGGTTCTCGCCCAGGCCCTCCAAGAAAACTATCGGGGTGCCGCCCTGGTGCGCATGGGAACCCTCGTTTGTGTTGATGGCCTTTTACCCCTGGGGCCGGATTTCCTCGAAAAAGTCCACAGCATCATTGGCCAGGTCGATCAAACCGAAGTGCAAAATAATAGCGGTTATACGGTACTTGGTTCGGCTCTGCCAGGGGAAGATACCGCTTCCAAGCTGGGCTTTTTAAGCGAAAATTTCGAGGCTGTGCGGGGCTGGATGCAAAACTGGATCGCGAAAACCGGTGTGTCCCGTAGCTCTGTATTTAGTCAGTTGGGGCGATTTATTGAATTTGCCGACGACAATCTCGATTTAGTGGCTGCTTTTTTGGATCAAACCACCAATTACTTTACCCATACCGGCATTCAAACGGTGGCGACCCACCTGATTAAACGGGCTTACCAGGACGTACAAACAGAGATGGATTTACTCCCTGGGACGGTCGCACCACCAGAGCCAGTCCCCACAGATGCTGGGGCGACGACTCTACAGTTACCCCAACCGCAATTTCGCCATGTACAAACGGATACGGTGCTGGCGATCCCCAAAGTTTCCATTGTCCACATTGGCAAACCGAATCCCCAATATCCGCCAGAAGTTGATTTATCGCCGTTGCCCAATAGCGATGTTGTTTCCCGGCTCCACGCAAATTTGTGGAGTGATAATGGTTTTGAGTATTACATCCTAGATGTGGGGAGTTCCAACGGCACTTACCTCAATGGCGTTTTGTTGGAACCTAAGGAAAAACATCTGCTGCAAAACGGCGATCGCCTCGATTTTGGCCGGGGCGAAAAGGTCAGCCTCATCTTTGAAATGGGCTAA
- a CDS encoding UPF0175 family protein has product MAAILISVDRVTFLTRLQEYNVPMIDLTEDKISSDLANA; this is encoded by the coding sequence ATGGCGGCAATTCTGATTAGTGTAGATCGAGTCACGTTTTTGACGCGATTACAAGAATATAATGTACCGATGATCGACCTGACAGAAGATAAAATTTCATCGGATTTAGCCAATGCATAA
- a CDS encoding argonaute PAZ domain-containing protein has product MICWQKTEADIRSDVSGWEIYRGFKLDIFVSSQGNVFLEVDEHYKLFSAWTLTQWLEWYPDFSAKILRNTYDGRTWKLQKITNEDPNNIDSGTGQTLATYHKNHQKPATDQEINSSKVIYVKPYNSKKEESYPHLSSRVKPCLFLDTLSELASQGDRKVKEVFNLIKPSIEDRFSRATEIAKQLAVEIYNIDEEISDDIKVVQVQAQQSSQDKSILLAHSSKRIDKVFKSLDQGCFRVGEIKFGCINLLDKNQDGWSKFILQKLQKLATIHNINIDANLVKAAVDIPEKDFEIDQFWESWVEQDIKTILVISEWLDNKYKTKLTRDALEHGITLQFMLPLKENVRRIESNKGVESKITCFTSDQYRANNILLGLLAKAGWQAVGLPLLNNEYAADLVIGFDAGRNETLSYGTSSFAVLADGQILGWELPEAQKGEILDPDHVRRTVRRIISQFQKMNGKQSPKRILLMRDGLIQQQEFSLITEALEEGEIKYDLISVRKSGAGRIGRRNSDGTYVDAPKGTVIFSGNDKFKIVTSEAKAGGSARPLFVVREQGDTPIEIIAEQFYRLTQLHPVSGSFTSRLPMPLNYADKLAKKIQSLGSVGILQNLDRKKLFFV; this is encoded by the coding sequence TTGATTTGTTGGCAAAAAACAGAAGCTGATATTAGAAGTGATGTATCTGGATGGGAAATTTATAGAGGGTTTAAACTTGATATTTTTGTTTCTTCTCAAGGAAATGTATTCTTAGAAGTAGACGAGCATTATAAATTGTTTAGTGCTTGGACACTAACTCAATGGCTAGAATGGTATCCTGATTTTTCAGCAAAAATACTAAGAAACACATATGACGGACGTACTTGGAAACTTCAGAAAATAACAAATGAAGATCCAAATAATATAGATTCCGGTACAGGTCAAACACTTGCCACATACCACAAAAATCATCAAAAGCCAGCTACAGATCAAGAAATCAATTCATCAAAAGTAATTTATGTAAAACCCTACAACAGCAAAAAAGAAGAGTCTTATCCACATTTGTCATCAAGAGTTAAACCATGTTTATTCCTCGATACCTTGTCTGAATTAGCATCACAAGGAGATCGAAAAGTCAAAGAGGTTTTTAATCTCATTAAACCATCTATTGAAGATAGATTCTCTAGAGCAACTGAAATTGCTAAACAATTAGCCGTCGAAATTTATAATATAGATGAAGAAATCTCTGATGATATTAAAGTCGTTCAAGTTCAAGCTCAACAATCCTCTCAAGATAAATCAATTTTACTTGCACATTCCTCAAAGAGAATTGATAAGGTTTTCAAAAGCCTCGACCAAGGATGCTTTCGAGTAGGAGAAATCAAATTTGGATGTATTAATTTATTAGATAAAAACCAAGATGGCTGGTCAAAGTTTATTTTGCAAAAGCTTCAAAAACTGGCCACAATACACAACATCAATATTGATGCCAATTTAGTTAAAGCAGCAGTTGACATTCCTGAAAAAGATTTTGAAATTGATCAATTTTGGGAATCATGGGTGGAACAGGATATTAAAACAATCCTTGTCATTTCTGAATGGTTAGATAATAAATACAAAACTAAACTAACTAGAGATGCTTTAGAACATGGAATTACCCTTCAGTTTATGCTGCCATTGAAGGAAAATGTTCGACGTATAGAAAGTAATAAAGGGGTTGAATCTAAAATTACTTGTTTTACCTCAGATCAATACCGTGCCAATAATATACTTCTTGGATTACTTGCAAAAGCCGGATGGCAAGCTGTTGGCTTACCTCTGTTAAATAATGAATATGCTGCTGATTTAGTAATCGGTTTTGATGCAGGTAGAAATGAAACATTATCCTATGGAACTAGCTCATTTGCTGTATTGGCAGATGGTCAAATTTTAGGTTGGGAACTTCCAGAAGCACAAAAAGGAGAGATTTTAGATCCTGATCATGTTAGGCGAACAGTCAGAAGAATCATTAGTCAATTTCAAAAAATGAATGGTAAACAATCTCCCAAACGTATATTGCTGATGCGAGATGGATTGATTCAACAACAAGAATTTTCATTGATTACGGAAGCATTAGAAGAAGGAGAGATTAAATATGACTTGATTAGTGTAAGAAAAAGTGGAGCAGGAAGAATTGGTAGACGAAATTCTGATGGAACTTATGTAGATGCTCCAAAAGGAACAGTTATTTTTTCTGGTAATGATAAATTTAAGATTGTCACATCTGAGGCAAAAGCTGGTGGTAGTGCTAGACCTTTATTTGTTGTTCGTGAACAAGGTGATACTCCAATTGAAATTATCGCAGAACAATTTTATCGATTGACACAGCTACATCCTGTTAGCGGTTCTTTTACAAGCCGTTTACCGATGCCATTGAATTATGCAGATAAATTAGCCAAAAAAATTCAGTCTTTAGGATCTGTGGGGATTTTACAAAATCTTGATCGCAAGAAACTATTTTTTGTTTAG
- a CDS encoding magnesium chelatase subunit H gives MFTNVKSAIRHIKPDDINNRTLVKVVYVVLESQYQSALSAAVKAINANHPKIAVEISGYLIEELRDPDNYEEFKREVAQANLFIASLIFIEDLAQKVVEAVTPHRDNLDAAIVFPSMPEVMRLNKMGTFSMAQLGQSKSAIGEFMKKRKEKSGASFQDAMLKLLRTLPKVLKYLPVEKAQDARNFMLSFQYWLGGSPDNLENFLLMMTDKYILKGAEKLDKADYAEPVVYPDMGIWHPLAPKMFEDTKEYLQWYNSRDDISDELKDPLAPCIGLVLQRTHLVTGDDAHYVAMLQELEYRGAKVIPIFAGGLDFSKPVDEFFWDNTVAGVEKLPLVDTVVSLTGFALVGGPARQDHPKAIDSLKRLNRPYMVALPLVFQTTEEWEESDLGLHPIQVALQIAIPELDGAIEPIILSGRDGATGRAITLQDRVEAIATRALKWTNLRKKPKLEKKLAITIFSFPPDKGNIGTAAYLDVFGSIHEVMKGLRDNGYDIQDIPETPKELLELIIHDAQAQYASPELNIAYRMGVPEYEELTPYSKRLEENWGTPPGELNSDGQNLLIYGKHFGNLFIGVQPTFGYEGDPMRLLFSRSASPHHGFAAYYTYLERVWGADAVLHFGTHGSLEFMPGKQMGMSGDCYPDNLIGNIPNIYYYAANNPSEATIAKRRSYANTISYLTPPAENAGLYKGLKELSELIGSYQTLKDGARGVQIVNTIMDQARICNLDKDIEIPETDAAQMSQEERDNMVGIVYRKLMEIESRLLPCGLHVIGKPPTAEEAIATLVNIGSLDREEEGIWSLPTIIAKSIGRNMEEIYRNSDQGILEDVNLLQDITEACRAAVRALVMEQVNAEGRVSLVSKLNFFNMGKKAPWVEALHEAGYTNVDQELLKPLFDYLEFCLEQVCADKELGGLLKALEGEYVLPGPGGDPIRNPNVLPTGKNIHALDPQSIPTLAAVQSAKVVVDRLIERQKLDNGGEYPETIACVLWGTDNIKTYGESLAQIMWMVGARPVPDALGRVNKLELIPLEELGRPRIDVVVNCSGVFRDLFINQMNLLDQAVKMAAEANEPLEMNYVRKHALEQAEEMGINIRQAATRIFSNASGSYSSNVNLAVENSSWEEEKELQDMYLNRKSFAFNSDNPGVMDENRKVFESSLKKADVTFQNLDSSEISLTDVSHYFDSDPTKVVASLRDDGKKPAAYIADTTTANAQVRTLSETVRLDARTKLLNPKWYEGMLSHGYEGVRELSKRLVNTMGWSATADAVDNWVYEDTNETFIKDEEMCKRLMDLNPNSFRRMVSTLLEVNGRGYWETSDENLERLQQLYQEVEDRIEGIE, from the coding sequence ATGTTCACTAACGTCAAGTCCGCCATTCGCCACATCAAACCAGATGACATCAATAATCGCACGTTAGTGAAGGTGGTCTATGTCGTGTTGGAGTCCCAGTACCAGAGTGCCCTCTCTGCTGCGGTAAAAGCGATTAACGCGAACCACCCAAAGATTGCGGTTGAAATTAGTGGTTATCTGATTGAAGAACTGCGTGACCCCGATAACTACGAAGAGTTCAAACGGGAAGTCGCCCAAGCCAACTTATTTATTGCCTCCTTGATCTTCATTGAAGACCTCGCCCAAAAGGTGGTTGAAGCTGTGACGCCCCACCGGGATAACCTTGATGCGGCGATTGTTTTCCCTTCCATGCCAGAAGTGATGCGCCTCAACAAAATGGGCACTTTTTCCATGGCACAGTTGGGACAATCCAAGAGTGCTATTGGCGAGTTTATGAAAAAGCGGAAGGAAAAATCCGGTGCTTCCTTCCAAGATGCCATGCTCAAGCTGCTCCGGACATTGCCGAAGGTTTTAAAATATTTGCCCGTTGAAAAAGCCCAGGATGCCCGCAACTTCATGCTGTCTTTCCAATATTGGTTGGGTGGTTCCCCCGATAACTTGGAAAACTTCCTGTTGATGATGACCGACAAGTACATCCTCAAGGGGGCTGAGAAGCTCGATAAAGCCGATTATGCCGAGCCGGTAGTCTATCCCGACATGGGCATTTGGCATCCCCTCGCCCCGAAAATGTTTGAAGACACAAAAGAATATCTCCAGTGGTACAACAGCCGCGATGATATTAGTGACGAACTGAAAGATCCCCTCGCCCCTTGTATTGGCCTCGTGCTGCAACGGACACACCTCGTCACCGGAGATGATGCCCACTACGTCGCCATGCTCCAGGAGTTGGAATATCGCGGCGCAAAGGTGATCCCCATCTTTGCGGGGGGTCTCGATTTCTCGAAGCCTGTGGATGAATTTTTCTGGGATAACACGGTCGCCGGGGTCGAAAAATTACCTCTGGTGGATACGGTGGTTTCCCTAACTGGTTTTGCCCTCGTGGGTGGCCCGGCACGTCAGGATCATCCCAAAGCCATTGATTCTCTCAAGCGGTTGAACCGTCCCTATATGGTGGCGCTGCCATTGGTCTTCCAAACCACAGAGGAGTGGGAAGAGAGTGATCTCGGTCTGCACCCGATCCAAGTGGCGCTCCAAATTGCGATTCCAGAACTGGATGGGGCAATTGAACCAATTATTCTTTCTGGTCGTGACGGGGCCACGGGTCGGGCGATTACGCTACAAGATCGCGTCGAGGCGATCGCCACCCGTGCTTTGAAATGGACAAACCTCCGGAAGAAGCCCAAGCTAGAGAAAAAACTCGCCATTACAATTTTTAGCTTCCCCCCCGACAAAGGCAATATCGGCACCGCCGCTTACCTCGATGTCTTTGGCTCGATCCATGAAGTAATGAAGGGTCTCCGGGACAACGGCTACGACATTCAAGATATCCCTGAAACCCCCAAAGAGCTGTTAGAGCTAATCATCCATGATGCCCAGGCGCAATATGCTTCCCCTGAGCTAAACATCGCCTATCGCATGGGTGTGCCGGAATATGAAGAACTGACCCCCTATTCCAAACGCCTGGAAGAAAATTGGGGTACGCCTCCCGGTGAACTCAACAGCGACGGTCAAAACCTGCTGATCTATGGGAAGCATTTCGGCAATCTGTTTATCGGTGTCCAGCCCACCTTTGGCTATGAAGGCGACCCGATGCGCCTCTTGTTCTCCCGTTCTGCCTCGCCTCACCATGGCTTTGCTGCCTACTACACTTACCTTGAGCGGGTTTGGGGCGCAGATGCGGTGCTGCACTTCGGTACCCATGGCTCCCTCGAATTTATGCCTGGTAAGCAAATGGGGATGTCTGGCGATTGCTATCCCGACAATTTGATCGGTAATATTCCCAACATCTACTACTACGCCGCCAATAACCCTTCGGAAGCGACGATCGCCAAACGCCGCAGTTATGCGAATACTATTTCCTACCTGACTCCCCCGGCAGAAAATGCGGGTTTATATAAGGGTCTCAAGGAACTTAGCGAGTTGATCGGCTCCTACCAAACCCTCAAGGATGGGGCGCGGGGCGTGCAGATTGTGAATACGATCATGGATCAAGCGCGGATCTGCAACCTCGATAAGGATATCGAGATTCCCGAAACAGATGCGGCCCAAATGTCCCAAGAAGAGCGGGACAACATGGTGGGTATTGTCTACCGGAAGCTGATGGAGATTGAATCTCGTCTGCTCCCCTGTGGTCTCCACGTTATCGGTAAGCCTCCCACCGCCGAAGAGGCGATCGCCACCTTAGTGAATATTGGGAGCCTCGACCGCGAAGAAGAGGGAATTTGGAGTCTACCGACGATCATCGCCAAGAGCATCGGGCGCAACATGGAAGAGATCTACCGTAACAGTGATCAAGGCATCCTCGAAGATGTGAACTTGCTTCAAGACATCACCGAAGCTTGCCGCGCCGCCGTCCGTGCCCTCGTGATGGAACAAGTGAACGCCGAAGGTCGCGTGTCCCTCGTGTCTAAGCTCAACTTCTTCAACATGGGCAAAAAAGCGCCTTGGGTAGAAGCCTTACACGAAGCAGGCTATACCAACGTCGATCAAGAATTGCTCAAACCTCTGTTTGATTACCTGGAGTTCTGCCTCGAACAGGTTTGTGCGGATAAAGAGCTGGGTGGACTGCTCAAAGCCCTCGAAGGCGAATATGTGCTCCCCGGCCCTGGTGGTGACCCAATCCGGAATCCCAACGTGTTGCCCACAGGTAAAAATATCCACGCCCTCGATCCCCAATCCATCCCAACCCTCGCCGCAGTGCAATCCGCAAAAGTTGTCGTCGATCGCCTAATCGAACGGCAAAAGCTCGATAACGGCGGCGAATATCCCGAAACCATCGCCTGTGTCCTCTGGGGAACCGACAACATCAAAACCTACGGCGAATCCCTCGCGCAAATCATGTGGATGGTCGGCGCAAGACCCGTTCCCGATGCCCTTGGCCGCGTCAACAAACTTGAACTGATTCCCCTCGAAGAACTCGGTCGTCCCCGCATCGATGTCGTGGTCAATTGTTCCGGCGTATTCCGTGACTTGTTCATCAACCAAATGAACCTCTTGGATCAAGCCGTCAAAATGGCAGCCGAAGCCAACGAACCCCTCGAAATGAACTATGTGCGGAAACATGCCCTAGAACAAGCTGAGGAAATGGGGATCAATATTCGCCAAGCCGCAACCCGCATCTTCTCCAACGCGTCTGGTTCCTATTCTTCTAACGTTAACCTCGCCGTTGAAAATAGTTCTTGGGAAGAGGAAAAAGAGCTTCAGGACATGTACCTGAACCGGAAATCCTTCGCCTTCAACTCCGACAATCCGGGGGTAATGGATGAAAACCGTAAGGTATTTGAATCTTCCCTCAAGAAAGCTGATGTCACCTTCCAAAACTTGGATTCTTCAGAAATCAGTTTGACCGACGTATCCCACTACTTCGACTCTGACCCGACTAAGGTTGTCGCCTCTCTCCGGGATGATGGCAAGAAACCCGCTGCCTACATTGCCGACACCACCACCGCCAACGCTCAAGTACGGACACTGTCTGAAACCGTGCGTTTAGATGCGCGGACAAAACTGCTTAATCCCAAGTGGTACGAGGGCATGCTCTCCCACGGTTATGAAGGGGTGCGCGAACTGTCTAAGCGCCTGGTGAATACGATGGGCTGGTCTGCGACGGCTGACGCGGTAGACAATTGGGTCTACGAAGATACCAATGAAACCTTCATCAAAGACGAGGAAATGTGTAAGCGTTTGATGGATTTGAATCCCAATTCCTTCCGTCGGATGGTCAGCACGTTACTCGAAGTCAATGGTCGGGGTTACTGGGAAACCAGCGATGAAAACCTTGAGCGTCTACAACAGCTTTACCAAGAGGTTGAAGACCGCATCGAAGGTATTGAGTAA
- a CDS encoding low-complexity tail membrane protein produces MLFEPYFWLHVAGLALLPLIWSLLAIALAIGIPFPVANIELGLIVLLGGVPVWLLQILRPWQPFSLFVFQIPPERLDERQRQILRLVQGTRQPILNVLGAIAMVILLWQVAHYAPLAVGLTAGLPQWHILGLFAAILLFFLGNILLQIPLTLLPTLFISETTAQAIDPHPTVSIRRDFACWGLPLGQLFPPKRA; encoded by the coding sequence ATGTTGTTTGAGCCTTATTTTTGGTTGCATGTTGCAGGCTTGGCTCTGCTGCCTTTGATCTGGTCTTTGTTGGCGATCGCCTTGGCGATTGGCATCCCGTTTCCCGTGGCCAATATTGAATTGGGCTTAATTGTGCTCTTGGGGGGAGTCCCGGTGTGGCTCCTGCAAATCCTCCGGCCTTGGCAGCCCTTCAGTCTCTTTGTGTTTCAAATTCCGCCAGAACGCCTTGATGAACGGCAACGACAAATTTTACGGCTCGTGCAGGGAACTCGGCAGCCGATTTTAAATGTCCTGGGGGCGATCGCCATGGTGATTTTGTTGTGGCAGGTGGCCCACTATGCGCCCCTTGCGGTGGGACTGACGGCGGGTCTCCCCCAATGGCATATTTTGGGCTTATTCGCCGCAATCCTGCTGTTCTTCTTGGGGAATATTCTGTTACAAATTCCCTTGACCCTGTTGCCGACACTCTTTATTTCTGAAACAACGGCCCAGGCCATTGATCCCCACCCCACCGTGAGTATCCGGCGCGATTTTGCCTGTTGGGGCTTACCGTTGGGGCAACTGTTTCCCCCGAAACGTGCCTAG
- a CDS encoding DUF3370 domain-containing protein, translating into MFDLFASLLIAQESAPLLVAQENRSKEELLPHQVPQPGEDQGSSVGRSPAAIVTEPQEVRPLPGSLNEIPVFNSNSPEVIAQEGILLSTFPKAGKSQAIAHLETPLEGRFDIFTHHISRPATEQRTLYQGLLVNNPTGSPRTLKILQGISYLNSKDAPFRELLPFVEDPQGHVYSGPGSRLVSDTLRGKSQTQFPEILRIPPYSTVVLANLPIPVSGARSTYLQVETDGSVYLANLAKYEVREEIATSSISNNGSIVEGKAVRSRPPSLNEWRSLLTQGQLVEPRDLPPVPSKDPGRIIYGRVAGISVGSQWEATVTDPDAESLAIPAPGEAISFPISTTSTGTFGTDQVQSAPMLTRYPDTALQGHGNYLVHYKLTFPLENTSDEYQWTSLTFQTPIKDDLHSDRLSFFESPPNRVFYRGTVRINYPNEYRRQITRYVHLVQHRGQRSEPLATLEIPPGTSRTAEIDFFYPPDATPPQVITVRTLAPEER; encoded by the coding sequence ATGTTTGACCTGTTTGCTTCTTTGCTCATTGCCCAGGAATCTGCCCCTTTATTGGTGGCCCAAGAGAACAGGTCGAAGGAAGAGTTACTCCCCCACCAAGTACCACAACCAGGGGAGGATCAGGGGTCTTCTGTGGGGCGATCGCCGGCGGCCATCGTGACGGAACCCCAAGAGGTGCGCCCTTTGCCGGGGAGTCTCAATGAAATTCCCGTCTTTAACAGCAACAGCCCTGAAGTCATTGCCCAGGAAGGCATCTTATTATCGACCTTCCCAAAGGCAGGAAAAAGCCAGGCGATCGCCCACCTCGAAACCCCCCTCGAAGGACGCTTTGATATTTTTACCCACCACATTTCCCGTCCCGCCACGGAGCAGCGCACCCTGTACCAAGGCTTGTTGGTCAACAATCCGACTGGAAGCCCCCGCACCCTCAAAATTCTCCAAGGCATTAGTTACCTCAATAGTAAAGATGCCCCCTTCCGCGAACTATTACCCTTCGTTGAGGATCCCCAGGGTCATGTCTATTCCGGCCCTGGCTCCCGACTGGTGAGCGATACCCTCCGGGGCAAAAGCCAAACGCAATTCCCAGAGATTCTACGTATTCCCCCCTACAGCACCGTGGTTTTGGCGAATCTCCCCATCCCGGTTAGCGGTGCTCGCTCTACCTACTTACAAGTGGAAACGGATGGTAGCGTTTACTTGGCAAATTTAGCGAAATATGAAGTCCGCGAAGAAATTGCCACCAGCAGTATTAGCAATAATGGCAGTATTGTCGAAGGGAAAGCTGTCCGCTCCCGTCCCCCCAGCCTCAATGAATGGCGATCGCTCCTCACCCAAGGTCAGCTTGTAGAACCCCGGGATCTGCCCCCAGTTCCCAGTAAAGATCCTGGTCGCATTATTTATGGCCGGGTTGCAGGTATTTCCGTCGGTAGTCAGTGGGAAGCCACCGTCACTGATCCAGACGCAGAGAGTTTAGCAATCCCCGCCCCCGGCGAAGCGATTTCTTTCCCCATTAGCACCACCAGCACTGGCACCTTTGGCACCGACCAAGTCCAAAGCGCCCCCATGCTCACCCGTTACCCTGATACCGCGCTCCAGGGCCATGGTAACTATTTAGTCCACTACAAACTGACTTTCCCCCTTGAAAATACGAGCGATGAATATCAGTGGACGTCGCTAACGTTTCAAACGCCGATTAAGGATGATCTCCATAGCGATCGCCTTTCCTTTTTTGAATCGCCCCCCAACCGTGTTTTCTATCGAGGCACTGTCCGCATCAACTATCCCAACGAATACCGACGCCAGATTACCCGCTATGTCCACCTAGTACAACATCGGGGCCAACGCTCAGAACCCCTTGCCACCCTGGAAATTCCCCCTGGCACAAGTCGCACCGCCGAAATTGACTTTTTCTATCCCCCCGACGCAACGCCTCCCCAGGTGATTACCGTGAGGACTCTCGCCCCAGAGGAGCGTTAA